acagcctgaggaacaagGACATGAAGAGAGCCATGAGGAGGCTCCTCAGCAGTGCAGCTGTGGTCCCTGTGCCATGCATTTGGAttggaggagagaagggagagaaaatcaATACTGTAGACCTCCAATTCTCACCTACCTGTTGACAGGATGTGTGATGCTCTTGTGTGCTCCAGTCCTGTGTCTGAATATtactttttttatctttttaatgtgAAGATATCAGATTTTTGATACATGGAAAGTATCATATACTAGATACTATTACACCTATGGATCTTTCTAGTTTGTAAGTGATGATCCAGGTATCCTGCACAGATGTCCACCTACAGTTTGGGTCTTCTTGGTGTTTCCATCTTGCATAAATCGTATGTACTTTTCACATACATGGTGAATATAACTTGTTTATGCTGGTTTCAGTGTGAACCCAGAGCACCACTCCTTTTTACTGATCCACCTGAAACAATTACCAACTCACAGACCAGGTCCTTCATGCCAGAAGGTCTGATTTTGAATTAATACTAAGACCTAggtgagaatttaaaaaaaaatagacttgttttatttattttaaaggcactgtGAAAGAGTGAGAGGGAGGCGAATCAAACATGGACTttcaatgaagctgtttactatatcttgacactaggatgctgtcCATGCTCGCAATGACAGACATATGAgtgtctatgaagaactatactatagtaataatataggattACTCAGTGAGGCTGttaggggacttggggagggagtgAAGGACATCCCAGTGCCTATATacatgtattataaaatgataataataaaaagaaacaaaataaataaagaaaaaaatacaattcttAGCACAAAATATTGGTTACACGAATTTGGGAAGgatggaataaataaaaattgtgtgtACTTGATTATTTTTGACCCATACCATGAACATAAAATAATGCAGTAAATTGGGTGAGGGGATACGAGAACTTTTTGAATCCcataatttttatgaattttaaatgattctgaaataaaatgttaaaagaaatagaactgttaagaaataaatactttGGAAATTCAAAAACTCGCCTGCTGTAGTGGGTAGAATTTTACACTGAATACTCTATTATAGTccgattttgttatttttacttcagctccaaaatttgttcttttttttttctagtttgtgCTATTATTGCttcaattattatcatttttgtgcatttttccTGGTTGTAAATAGGTTATCTATGTATGATAgctacattgattcactccccagtgacggcaatagctggagctgtgccaatccgaagccaggaacgtggggcctcttccaggtctcccatgtaggtgcagggtccccagggtttgtgccacccttgactgctttcccaggctacaatcagggagccgGCTGGGAATCAGGGATGTCAGGAATAGAATCAGaacccataggggatccctgtgtgtgtgacgcgaggactttagccactaggctatcgtgccgggcctgaCAGCACTTACTAATGGGAAAAATTGAACACCACTGGAATCATGTTTCAACTTGGACTTAGAATGGCTACAGATGCTGTGATCCTGAGAGATTCAGTAGAAGTTGTTAAACAAGAGTCAGTTCTCCAGCTTTCATGACTGTGGATACATCGTGAAACAGAGATATCTGTGTACAGGCGCGTTTGGCTGGGAGAACAGTGGTTTTGTAGATGTATATAAGCTGAAAGGAAGTGGATGCACACACACTCTTGTGGTGCTGACAGATTTGAGTACTTCAGGCGTTGGAGAGCACACAGGAATCAGTATCATCCTATGAGGGCTGGTGCTTTCTTTAATCTTTATAGCATCACTTTgacttccagctgctctactgcaaTGAGGTtccttgctaatgtccctggtaagcagtggaggatggcccaggttgtTTGACTCCTTGACCCACGTGGAAgagcctgaagaagctcctgcctcaaGGGCTGAGCATCCCAGGAATTGCAGCCATTTTAGGCGTGAACTATAGATGGAAATCTCTAGACAGAGATTTTTCTCCCTTGCCTTCCTACCTGTACCTGTAAtttcattctgactttcaaatgatagataaatattttttttttaaatgtattagcctgggcccagcggcgtggaccatatgggcgccagttctaatcccggcagctccacttcccatctggctccctgcttgtggcctgggaaagcagtcgaggatggcccaaaactttgggacactgcacctgcgtgggagacctggaagaggttcctggttcccggcatcggatcggcgtgcaccagcccgttgcggctcacttggggagtgaatcattggacagaagatcttcctctcttcctctctgtctctcctcctctctctgtatatctgactttgtaataaaataaataaatcttaaaaaaatgtattagccTGTGTATATGCGTATTCAGAATGATTCTCTCCATGGCAGGTATTTAGCACCATGACCAAAAAGCCTTTCGGTACATATAAGTCCCATATACAGGATTCTGGTTGGAGCTTCAGCTTTGCTTCTAATCCCTACTTTCTGCTAATCttctccctgggaggcagcacaggctGGATACAGTATTTGGGTCTTTCTCCATTGTGTGGGGGACCCAGGTTTTATTTTCCAGGAATTGGCTCTGGCCTCTCTAGCACCAATAGTTGGGAGAATTTGGGGTGTGGACTAGCAGATGGGATTTGTGAAACAAAACAATCTAAGCAGGCTGGCTATGTGTTAAAGCCTTCCTTGACAGAGtgctaagcctgtgattgtgaggTAAAACCAAAAAATATGCACTGtaataattaaataaagaaaaaagaaggggaGGATAGTTGATGGGTAATATGGGCAGGAGGTAGGGTGGTTGGGAAGTTAGACTATGGTCCTCAATCTGTTTtgtgaaatacattttctttatataaacattttgtaagaagaaaagaggaagaaatctaCTATGCCAGTCTGGAAAAATTCCTAAGTGTGTGCCCATTCCCAGGCTCATGGGATTCAGAAGGTCCTGTCCTGGTGTGAAAGCTTCAGCATTCACTGCTCACAGGATATGCGCAAGGATGGAACTCATTTCCCAGTGATGTTCCTCACTAAGGGAGTCCAGCCCAGTGAGTTTTGTTGGGTGTAGAGGCTGAGGGAGGGTTGTGGAACTTTTGCTTCCCCATATGCTGGTGAGCAGAATAGATGAGATGGCTTGGTTCATGGGGGAAATCAAGAGGTGAtggaaagttttattcatttcacACTGAATCATTGCAGATTAAGCCAGGGCATTTACATCACACTTTACAATAGGAACAAGGGACTAATTTCACATACATGGATTCTTtcaaatttcatagaaaatgcatattgtgaagtTTTTAGTTACATTTTCCGCATACTTTTAAAATGAGTGGCTTTTGCTACTTATAATGTATGGATgtcaagtataaaataaaaacacagaagtcAATTTTAATAAATTACACTACTTTGTGAGGAGACGCAATTTGCAAGTGAAGATTCATTCAAATTAGCAAAAGCCGTACGTTGCAAAGACATCAAATACTAATGCAAGCAAGTGCTTTGGAAATGAAACCAGAAACTGTCTTTTAAGACCAATGagatgagagaaagaaacagaaatggtaTTGGATTCATGGAATAGAAAATCTGAATCGGCATTATTTTCACGATTGCATTCAATGCATTGACAGACATAAAGTCACACATTGAGTCGAAATTGTAAATGAGAAGTCTTAATTTTAAGCCAAAATTTTGCCCTTGGAAGCTAGCAGCAAAGGAGCACAGGTGAATTGCCTTGTGTCTTAGTACCAGGGACACTGACTTTCCCCATTCCCTCTTCCATCATTATCCAGCAGTCCTCAGAGACTGGGACACTCTGGACCTACTGGCTAATGAGGAGCTCTGGGCACTGAGCCTCCAGGTGTCTGTGATAAGAAGTCAGCATTTGGAGACCTTGACTCTGCCAATGGAAATCTGGCAGCGATATGCTGTAACCCACAGCATTGTGAGCACATGCATGAGgaggacaagccctgagccttgcCTGTTTTCCAGTCCAGAATCAAAGATGTGAGACATCACTGATGGCAGAAAGAAGCGGAGCAGTGGCGCCCTCACCCTGGGTCCTGCCTTGGCAGAGACTGAGCACAGCCTGGTATGTGCTGAGGGAGATGGTAGAGGCACCTGGGATGTCAGGAGCATTCTTTTCTCAGCATCAGGACAGAAATGATGGTTGTGACAGAGTGCAGGGAACAGTTCAGCTCAGGACATTGTTAAGTTTAATGAGCTTGGttctcaaagatctcattctGAATTTCAGTTCCTTCACATCAGCGTCCGACATGCCCTTTATGATAGTAGGAACTGAGTCTGCATAAACATTTCTTGACTCTCCATACGTAGTCAGGGAGATGAAATGAGCATCATGGACCCTAAACTGTAGTGTCTTCACTCTGTGTCCTAAGTCACTGCTTCATCCTGCTACATAATGGTCCATAGTGCACTGTGCATGTTCTTTTAAGTCCGTGCCAGTGGCTAGAAGTTCAACACCTTTGTGTAGATTTCTTGCATAAAGATTCCACATAGAATAAGGCGAAGCCAACTTTGATCAGAGGTTGGGTTTCCAGACACTTTCGTAGTATGGCCACCCTACTTCGCTGATGTCCCGAGCAATCATTTCACATTTAATTCCTTTAGAGGATACCACCTGGTAGCTATGCCCTCCTTTACAGCACAAGCCAGCAAAAACATGACCAGAGTTCAAACCGAAGACCCCTGAAAGGGCAGACAAAAGGTCCTATAAGAACGATTTCTGTCTTGACTTTTTCCAGGATTTTACTTCAGTGTtgtgcacactttttttttttgaaattgctttattttgacagctttgcacagttgattagggcacaaagggtcaagggctacaggaaagtgggtaagactattgtttccacattattgcttccCCCCCATATCTGGGACAAAcggggaggtaaaaggagaagccccacctagtctcccacccatcccaggtccccgatgtggggcatgctccgagggtcctgctcaagtgggtttggtAGTTCAACcggtatgaattgctgccagtcttgtcattccaagaacaatgaaattgctgcagaatccactggttgacctagtccaccttagagtctccatttgcccagattttcactgccaacacctggctggggtagttgattgatttgctctgtcttctgtcctctgttgtgatgccaagtgtcttctgcaggttccaACGGACTGccctatcctccatgtgcacctgtgtatgctgtccactgctccatctgagcctttgAGGAGGCTCAACTTTGACCTTTGCATTCCATGGtgagaccatggaacctgcacttctctgtatggttagggttctgagatcagcagtttgaTTGgcaagatccccaaagaaacttggtcTGATCTTACGATACTTTGTGTGTGCCAGATTGTGTGTGCTTGTCCATACTTCCACACCTTTTGTGATCATTCCACGTCGTGTGAATACGAAACCTGAGTTGTTAAGAGTCCAAATGTACTGCAAAAATGGGAGAGAGATTAGTAAGGGATCTCACAGTTACTGATGCCGTGAGCTCTGGACTGTTGCTGAAAATTTTTGGATGATTCGGGGAGAGTGGAGATTTCTAATGCAGCAGACCTAAGGATAATGTCAATTGGAATCAGGTCTACTCCACTGACCTACTCCACAGAGTGGGTTCTCGGGATCTGTGACAGTGGGCACTGCCAGCTATCAGAATTGATGCATCTGTGGCACAGCTGTTTTGGGTAATCAATGTGCCTATTGTGGCATTTCCTACTTGTAACAGATAAATCAAAAGCAGATAAAATAAGTTTTAGACATTGTCATTAGCatgttaatgttagttttagtaTACTTAATTGAAATTCAGTCCACTTAATATTGCTCTTTTATTGCTGTATTGGCACTTGTTACACCTGCCATCGTAGGAgagaacttcaaaatgttcatgcaaAAATAGAATGAGCATTTTGAGCTAATCTTGCTACAAACATCTAAAAAACTTCATGTGGATGTTTTCCACAGTATAAATTTTCCAAACATGAAAATACTTGTCTcccaaattatttttgtattaaataAAGTTACACTTCCTTTCTTCCAAAATTCAGACTTTTAGAGAATAATCATGTTCccataaatgtgtattttatacaTTTGGGGGAAACACAGCTATCTCTCACACCTGAGATCCTGAACTGCGTGGGTTGTTTAAACAGGGGAGGCATCAAAAGGCTATGTCTCGCACCCTGACCTGAGCAGCTCTTGGAACAAAGCCACTGGCCATGGTCACTGTGGCTTTCACTGCTGCTGTCTTGTTGGTACCTTGATCCCTTTCAAGAATGTCCCATGGAATCAGAGATGTTTGGGAATGTAAGAATAGCATAGACTTGTGTCTCTAGGAAGGACAGATGGTCCTGTAATTGCAAGTAATAGAGTCTATGATGGAAGTATTTTTGATGAGTATTGAAAAATGAAGGCAGAGATATTCAGGTATGTAATAAAAGAAGAGGCAGATGTTTTACTGGAGATGAGATGTTCTTAGATTTGGGAAACATTGCTGCCTCTAGTTTGTTCCCTTTGCCCACAGCATTTATCAACAAACTTCTTTCTGTGacaaatctgtattttaaaatatgagaacAACAAGATGTTTAAGTTCTAACTTCCCCTGGATGCAAAAGCTGTCACAAATACGTTATTATTCCTTTTTGcatagaaaatgcaattaaaatgttcATTGTTGCATAAAAACTTCGAATGTATTTTCCTAGTATGCACTTCACaacttttttgaagatccctcttGTATTTGCTAACCATTTTCCGTGAGTTCAGCAGTAAAATTATGGAGAAATGGCCAGATTTATACCCATTTCTTGGGATGTATACCATAGATTTACATCCTAAGTGAATGAACCACTAGTAGAATGCTCATTTCCTTGTGTCTCACCACGGAGGTTTCTCCACTCGAGGCAAGTGAAAATCAACATTCCCCTCAGAAGATTTGTTTTTCCAGTGAGTTATCACGAAAAGATTGTTGCCAGATAATGCACAGGGGGGATTTTTAATGGTCTGTCATAAAACAATGGGGAAAAGAGTGGTTGCTGGATTAAGTTCCAGCTAGCAGCCTCTCTGGCGGTCCTGACATGGATGTTTTAGGCATATTGGAGAGTCCCCTGGTGCCTGACTCTCAAAGAAAAAGAGCTCATAGGGGCCAGCACgctagcccagcagctaaaatccttgccttgtttccattgggatcccatatcagagccagttctaatcctgcggtcccttttcccatccagctccctgcttgtggcttgggaaagcagccaaggactgcccaaagccttgggaccctgcacacgcgtgagAGACTAGGAAGAGTCTCCtagtttctgatcagctcagctccagccattgtgtccacttgaggagtgaatcatcggatggaagattttcctctctctcctcccctctatatctgactttgcaataaaaacatccttaaaagaaagaaaaaaaaagatcatgaagGGATATCAGAAAACTTAGGGATAAGAAACCCTGACAAACAATATTTTCCCATCAAGAACGATCAAACTTCATGTTTACATAAAGCAATCTTAGCTTTTTGTAAGAGTAGTTATAAATTATTCAAGTGAATAGTTATTGTTGCCTTAGAACAAAATAAGATATATTTTACTGTCCTTTAATCTTTTGAAGCAGCATGATGTTCTTCTTAAGGACAGAAAGGGCacttttattcctttaaaattttttttatgataGAATTCCATGGGTCTGGATTTCCATTACTTCCTCCCTAAATTCTTAGTCTTTTGCTTACACTTGTGCGCTATGAAGCATGATCAATGGCACGTGAGTCCTAACATTCTTGGTCTTTTACTAATTTTCAGCTGAGGGTCACTAAAGCAGAGGTACATAGAGTGTACATAGAAGGAGGTGAATATTGTTAAAAACCAATTGTGAAAGAGTTCTGGGTGATTGGGTTTGCTCCTTTTAAGACAGCAGATTCAACAAATGAGGAAAAGAAGTAGGGGGTCTTAAAAGACTTGTGAAAACTACACATCTCTAAATAtcatcattttcaaaatattgttgCAGCAATGATCTTTTAATCCTATTGATTCTACCAACCTAAGAATTAGTCCTGTGCTATATCCTTGATACACTAAAGTGAAAATATGTACAATTCCCGTGTGACTGTGTTTCCTGTAACTAACACTATTTTCTTTTACACAAGGTTCCCTGGGGATACGGAAACCAGAAATCTCACACGTGTCTCAGAATTTCATCTCATGGGCTTCTCTGAGGATCCATAcctgcagcccctcctcctgGGACTGTTCCTCAACATGTACCTGGTCACAGTGCTTGGGAACCTGTTCATCATCCTGGCTGTCACCTCTGACTCCCACctgcacacacccatgtacttcttcctctgcagcctatCATTGGCTGACATGGGGTTCATCTCCACCACGGTTCCCAAGATGATTGTGGACATCATCACACACAGCACAGTCATCTCCTATGCTGGCTGCCTGACTCAGATGTTCATTCTTGTCCTCTTTGCATGCATGGATGATTTCCTCCTGACggtgatggcctatgaccggttTGTTGCCATCTGTCACCCCCTGCATTACCAGGTCATCATGAACCCTCACCGCTGCAGCATCTTAGTGTCATTGTGCTTTGTGGCCAGTCTTTTGGATTCCCTGGTGCACAGTTTGGTGGTCTTACAAACTACGTGCTTCAAGAATTTGgaaatttctaatttcttttgtGATCCTTCTCAACTTCTGAACCTTAATTGCTCTGACACCTTCAGCAGTGACATAGTCACATATCTTGCTGGCATCATATATGGCTTCCTCCCTATGTCAGGCATCCTCTTCTCTTACTCTAAAATTGTCTCCTCCATTCTGAGCGTCCCAACACCGGGTGGCAGGTATAAAGCGttctccacctgtggctctcACCTGACAGTGGTTTGCTTATTTTATGGAACAGGCATTGGTGTGTATCTCAGCTCAGATTTCTCTGGTTCTGCTGGGAAAAGTGCTTTGGCCTCATTGGTATACACTGTGGT
The sequence above is a segment of the Ochotona princeps isolate mOchPri1 chromosome 20, mOchPri1.hap1, whole genome shotgun sequence genome. Coding sequences within it:
- the LOC101516157 gene encoding olfactory receptor 7E24-like, with translation MGFSEDPYLQPLLLGLFLNMYLVTVLGNLFIILAVTSDSHLHTPMYFFLCSLSLADMGFISTTVPKMIVDIITHSTVISYAGCLTQMFILVLFACMDDFLLTVMAYDRFVAICHPLHYQVIMNPHRCSILVSLCFVASLLDSLVHSLVVLQTTCFKNLEISNFFCDPSQLLNLNCSDTFSSDIVTYLAGIIYGFLPMSGILFSYSKIVSSILSVPTPGGRYKAFSTCGSHLTVVCLFYGTGIGVYLSSDFSGSAGKSALASLVYTVVTPMLNPFIYSLRNREIRKAMRRLLRNAFLYLCHAFVLQLGKDNKPKH